One Cryptomeria japonica chromosome 9, Sugi_1.0, whole genome shotgun sequence genomic window carries:
- the LOC131858333 gene encoding uncharacterized protein LOC131858333 yields the protein MSLFQNSTSNALPLTSHLVGAPMTSTFVEYNSQSENEEGSDENVWSSYNFEIGGLQNRANPPQNSTDVGRNLEDHPYGEQPGTRYSIMDGHPPQCPALPPHSANYRVFSPRHTPHPPRQLSPHPVAHSPSRESSAAPCCLPRAPPAVYSPCELPVGPHASPPRGPSLQTSRDPPAAPSSSPQAHSTGSPPPQTYAADGDGLMEDHSRGHCPQQNSHGRGLNPGATSSVNPQQCHLSPVQNKRDFSDRPSHNVDKNPLDFDYHVNRDTNRLKNKGSDVNVIKQGTQKLNNSTTETESQLRKSTRQRRPPAKFSDYDLLFCEEVEPSLLISDQTEPATYKGACKNADPDN from the coding sequence ATGTCTCTATTTCAGAATTCGACTTCCAATGCCCTACCTCTGACTTCTCATTTAGTGGGAGCTCCTATGACATCTACATTTGTTGAATACAATTCTCAGTCTGAGAATGAAGAAGGGAGTGATGAAAATGTTTGGTCTTCTTATAATTTTGAAATTGGGGGTCTGCAAAATAGAGCAAATCCTCCCCAAAATAGCACTGATGTTGGAAGAAACTTGGAAGATCACCCTTATGGTGAGCAACCTGGCACACGTTATTCCATTATGGATGGGCATCCTCCACAGTGCCCTGCACTTCCACCACATTCTGCAAATTATAGAGTATTCTCCCCACGACATACACCTCACCCTCCACGGCAGCTGTCCCCACACCCCGTAGCCCACAGTCCTTCCCGGGAGTCTTCCGCAGCTCCTTGCTGCCTTCCCCGTGCTCCTCCCGCAGTCTACTCTCCTTGCGAGCTCCCTGTTGGTCCCCATGCCTCCCCACCACGTGGGCCCTCTCTGCAGACTTCCCGCGACCCCCCAGCCGCTCCCTCTTCCTCTCCGCAGGCCCACTCCACGGGTTCACCGCCACCACAGACCTATGCCGCTGACGGTGATGGTCTCATGGAAGACCATTCACGTGGTCACTGCCCCCAGCAAAATTCACATGGTCGCGGGCTCAATCCTGGTGCGACCTCCTCTGTGAACCCACAACAGTGTCATCTCTCTCCTGTGCAGAACAAGAGGGATTTTTCTGATCGGCCTTCacataatgtggacaaaaatcCACTGGATTTCGATTACCATGTTAACAGGGACACTAACAGACTAAAAAACAAAGGGAGTGATGTTAATGTGATTAAACAGGGAACACAAAAATTGAACAACTCTACTACTGAAACAGAGAGTCAATTGAGAAAATCAACCAGACAGAGGCGACCTCCTGCGAAGTTCTCTGATTATGACTTACTGTTTTGTGAAGAGGTTgaaccttctttgctcatctctGATCAAACAGAGCCTGCAACATACAAAGGGGCTTGTAAAAATGCAGATCCTGATAACTAG